The Pseudomonas azadiae genome includes a window with the following:
- a CDS encoding MFS transporter: protein MTQPRMRQGLVLGMSTLAFTVCFMVWMMFAVLGVPIKDLLQLNETQFGLLAATPVLTGSLVRLPLGLLTDRFGGRIVFFLLMLACVLPLYLITYATAYWQFLVLGLFVGLAGGSFSVGIAYVAKWFDKDNQGFAMGVFGAGNAGAAVTKFLAPALIALGTWHLVPKVFGAILFITALLFWFLTSENKAHRSAGGATLRQQLVCLKDPAVWRYCQYYSIVFGGYVALALWMTKYYVQEYGFSLQSAALLAACFSLPGGVLRAVGGWMSDRWGAQSVTWWVLWVSWICLFLLSYPQTQLQITTVNGPLDFHIGLNATLFTVLLFVMGIAFAFGKASVFKYIANDYPQNMGAVSGIVGLAGGLGGFVLPILFGALVDLTGVRSSCFMLMYGVVWVSLTWMYLSEIRKQPLLGKQALQGE, encoded by the coding sequence GTGACTCAACCCCGTATGAGACAAGGCCTGGTGCTGGGCATGAGCACCCTGGCGTTCACCGTCTGCTTTATGGTGTGGATGATGTTCGCCGTGCTCGGCGTACCGATCAAAGACCTGCTGCAACTCAACGAAACCCAGTTCGGCCTGCTTGCGGCCACCCCGGTATTGACCGGTTCCCTGGTGCGCCTGCCGCTGGGCCTGCTCACGGACCGCTTCGGCGGGCGCATCGTGTTTTTCCTGCTGATGCTCGCCTGTGTACTGCCGCTGTACCTGATCACCTACGCCACCGCCTATTGGCAGTTCCTGGTGCTGGGCCTGTTTGTCGGCCTGGCCGGCGGCTCGTTCTCGGTGGGCATCGCCTACGTCGCCAAGTGGTTCGACAAAGACAACCAGGGCTTTGCCATGGGCGTGTTCGGCGCCGGCAACGCGGGGGCGGCCGTCACCAAATTCCTCGCGCCGGCGCTGATTGCCCTGGGTACCTGGCACCTGGTGCCCAAGGTGTTTGGCGCGATCCTGTTTATCACCGCGCTGCTGTTCTGGTTTCTCACCAGCGAGAACAAGGCGCACCGCAGTGCCGGCGGCGCGACCCTGCGCCAGCAACTGGTGTGCCTGAAGGACCCGGCCGTGTGGCGCTACTGCCAGTACTACTCGATTGTGTTCGGCGGCTACGTCGCGCTGGCCTTGTGGATGACCAAGTACTACGTGCAGGAATACGGCTTCAGCCTGCAAAGCGCCGCGCTGCTGGCTGCGTGTTTCTCGCTGCCCGGCGGCGTGCTGCGCGCGGTCGGCGGCTGGATGTCCGACCGCTGGGGCGCGCAGAGCGTGACCTGGTGGGTGTTGTGGGTGAGCTGGATCTGCCTGTTCCTGCTCAGCTATCCGCAAACCCAGCTGCAAATCACCACCGTCAACGGCCCCCTCGATTTCCATATCGGCCTCAATGCCACGCTGTTCACCGTGCTGCTGTTTGTGATGGGCATCGCCTTCGCGTTCGGCAAGGCCTCGGTGTTCAAGTACATCGCCAATGACTACCCGCAAAACATGGGCGCGGTGTCCGGCATCGTCGGCCTGGCCGGTGGCCTGGGCGGCTTTGTGCTGCCGATCCTGTTCGGCGCCCTGGTGGACCTCACCGGCGTGCGCTCGTCCTGCTTCATGTTGATGTACGGCGTGGTCTGGGTCTCCCTGACCTGGATGTACCTCAGCGAAATCCGCAAACAGCCGTTGCTCGGCAAACAAGCTCTCCAAGGAGAATGA
- a CDS encoding HAMP domain-containing protein has protein sequence MLDWLRSSLPARAGLAVILIAILALASSLSAGLIAWFSQGDAAAINTAGSVRMETYHLSWKLAAGARPDEVADVSHSLQRRLDSESLRAVLEDGPQSALLQSYQQIQQRWNDELRPAVMRGDAALFQASAPAFVEQLNHFVSLLQRQSERKQGWQQGIQGLALFSTLIILLIGLYELQYGVVNPLEELVHATRRFRDGDFKTRVNHRSEDELGQLALSFNAMAETIEASHRTLESQVQLKTLNLQQANAALELLYQSSRSLATRLANAEGLDELIRRFQKRLPGLRLSLCLQGHFLAPAKQMLALHGEHSRNVCAIGDCATCERHHAAPPQVFSISNQGTELGELKAHFLDGHAPQDWEKQLIQALANLIGTSLSLKRQREQDHRLLLLDERTIIARELHDSLAQALSYMKLQVSRMQTLIRRGEPVETLATVTGELREGLNNAYRQLRELLTTFRLQIHDAGLVHELQDTAEEFSRRGEFQVHLHVDALAFQLSASEQIHVLQITREALSNCLRHAHAENAWLQLRQVGETVSLSIEDDGRGFCGDVDRREHHGLTIMDERARSLHGALDISPREPQGTRVQLHFQPEFLGHSLQGTAS, from the coding sequence ATGCTTGACTGGCTGCGCAGCTCCCTGCCCGCCCGTGCCGGCCTGGCGGTGATCCTCATCGCCATCCTGGCCCTGGCCAGCTCCCTGAGCGCCGGGCTGATTGCCTGGTTCAGCCAGGGCGATGCCGCCGCGATCAACACCGCAGGCTCGGTGCGCATGGAGACCTACCATCTGAGTTGGAAACTCGCCGCCGGTGCGCGACCGGATGAAGTTGCCGACGTGAGCCACAGCCTGCAACGGCGTCTGGACAGCGAGTCGCTCAGGGCGGTTTTGGAAGACGGCCCCCAGAGTGCCCTGTTGCAGAGTTACCAGCAGATCCAGCAGCGCTGGAACGACGAGCTGCGCCCGGCGGTGATGCGCGGTGACGCGGCGCTGTTCCAGGCGAGCGCGCCGGCGTTTGTCGAGCAACTCAATCACTTCGTCAGCCTGTTGCAGCGCCAGAGCGAACGCAAGCAAGGCTGGCAGCAAGGCATTCAGGGCCTGGCGTTGTTCAGCACCTTGATCATCCTGTTGATCGGCCTGTACGAGCTGCAATACGGCGTGGTAAACCCGCTGGAAGAGCTGGTGCACGCCACCCGGCGTTTTCGCGACGGCGACTTCAAGACCCGGGTCAACCACCGTTCCGAGGACGAGCTGGGCCAACTCGCACTGAGCTTCAACGCCATGGCCGAAACCATCGAAGCGTCGCACCGCACCCTGGAAAGCCAGGTACAGCTCAAGACCCTCAACCTGCAGCAAGCCAACGCGGCCCTTGAATTGCTCTACCAGAGCAGCCGCAGCCTGGCCACGCGCCTGGCCAATGCCGAGGGCCTGGATGAACTGATCCGGCGCTTCCAGAAACGCCTGCCGGGCCTGCGCCTGTCGCTGTGCCTGCAAGGGCATTTCCTGGCGCCAGCCAAGCAAATGCTGGCGCTGCACGGCGAGCACAGCCGCAACGTCTGCGCGATCGGCGATTGCGCAACGTGCGAGCGCCATCACGCCGCCCCGCCGCAGGTGTTCAGCATCAGCAACCAGGGCACGGAGCTGGGCGAACTCAAGGCGCACTTCCTCGACGGCCACGCGCCCCAGGATTGGGAGAAACAGTTAATCCAGGCCCTGGCCAACCTGATCGGCACGTCGCTGTCCCTCAAGCGCCAGCGCGAACAGGACCACCGCCTGTTGCTGCTGGACGAGCGCACCATCATCGCCCGCGAACTGCATGACTCCCTGGCCCAGGCGCTGTCGTACATGAAGCTGCAAGTGAGCCGCATGCAAACCCTGATCCGCCGTGGCGAGCCGGTGGAAACCCTGGCCACCGTCACGGGCGAACTGCGCGAGGGTCTCAACAATGCCTACCGCCAACTGCGTGAACTGCTGACGACGTTCCGCCTGCAGATCCACGACGCCGGGCTGGTGCATGAGTTGCAGGACACCGCCGAAGAGTTCTCCCGCCGTGGCGAATTCCAGGTGCACCTGCACGTGGACGCCCTGGCCTTCCAGCTCTCGGCCAGCGAACAGATCCATGTGCTGCAGATCACCCGCGAGGCGCTCTCCAACTGCCTGCGCCACGCCCACGCAGAAAATGCCTGGCTGCAACTGCGCCAGGTTGGTGAAACCGTCAGCCTGAGCATCGAGGACGACGGCCGCGGCTTTTGCGGCGACGTCGACAGGCGCGAACACCACGGCCTGACCATCATGGACGAGCGTGCGCGCAGCCTGCACGGCGCCCTCGACATCAGCCCGCGCGAGCCCCAGGGCACCCGCGTGCAACTGCACTTCCAGCCCGAATTCCTCGGCCACTCCCTACAAGGCACCGCCTCATGA
- a CDS encoding nitrate reductase subunit alpha codes for MSHLLDQLRFFNRKQNEFSDGHGETRKESRDWENVYRSRWQYDKIVRSTHGVNCTGSCSWKIYVKNGLITWETQQTDYPRTRNDLPNHEPRGCPRGASYSWYIYSANRLKYPKIRKPLLKLWREARLTLAPVEAWASIVEDKVKADAYKSKRGMGGFIRSNWEEVNEIIAASNVYTIKQYGPDRIVGFSPIPAMSMVSYAAGSRYLSLIGGVCLSFYDWYCDLPPASPMVWGEQTDVPESADWYNSNYIIAWGSNVPQTRTPDAHFFTEVRYKGTKTVAITPDYSEVAKLTDLWLNPKQGTDAALAQAFNHVIFKEFHLDKPSAYFTDYAKRFTDLPVLVMLKPMSGFAPGAGFQPDRFLRASDLTGNLGQDNNPEWKTIALDESGELVSPQGSIGYRWGEKGKWNILAKEGGEGRAIDLKLSLIGDDVAEVAFPYFAGEAHEHFQHVAGDAVQFRRVPVHSVTLADGSVAKVATVFDLSAANLAIDRGLGGLNVAKDYDDASVPGTPAWQEAITGVSREKAIQIAREFADNADKTRGRSMIIVGAAMNHWYHMDMNYRGLINMLMLCGCVGQTGGGWAHYVGQEKLRPQCGWLPLAFGLDWNRPPRQMNGTSFFYGHSSQWRHEKMNMHDVLSPLADKSQFPTHALDYNIRAERAGWLPSAPQLNTNPLRICRDAAAAGMDPKDYVVKSWQDGTLRFACEQPDSPVNFPRNMFIWRSNLLGSSGKGHEYMLKYLLGTKNGVMNEDIGFGGESKPTEAEWVDDGAIGKLDLVTTLDFRMSSTCVYSDIVLPTATWYEKDDMNTSDMHPFIHPLSAAIDPAWESRSDWEIYKGIAKAFSAMSVGHLGVEQDLVTVPLMHDSVGELAQPFGGTDWKSAGVAPVPGKNAPNMAVVERDYPNIYKKFTSLGPMLEKLGNGGKGINWNTDEEVQFLGELNHHEGDAGISHGRPKIDTAIDAAEVILSLAPETNGKVALKAWAALSQFTGIDHSHLAISKAHEAIRFRDIQAQPRKIISSPTWSGLEDEHVSYNAGYTNVHENIPWRTITGRQQFYQDHPWMQAFGEQLMSYRPPVNTRTIEGVKGKRSNGETEIVLNWITPHQKWGIHSTYSDNLLMLTLSRGGPIVWLSEIDAKRAGIEDNDWIECFNVNGALTARAVVSQRVKEGMVMMYHAQERIVNVPGSETTKTRGGHHNSVTRVVLKPTHMIGGYAQQAYGFNYYGTVGCNRDEFVVVRKMAKVDWLDGSSGDDLPRPLPTDIEEN; via the coding sequence ATGAGTCACTTACTGGATCAACTGCGGTTCTTCAACCGCAAGCAAAACGAGTTCTCCGACGGCCACGGCGAGACCCGCAAAGAGTCCCGCGACTGGGAGAACGTCTACCGTTCGCGCTGGCAGTACGACAAGATCGTGCGCTCCACCCACGGGGTGAACTGCACCGGTTCCTGCTCCTGGAAGATCTACGTGAAGAACGGCCTGATCACCTGGGAAACCCAGCAGACCGACTACCCGCGCACCCGCAACGACCTGCCCAACCACGAACCGCGTGGCTGCCCGCGCGGTGCCAGCTACAGCTGGTACATCTACAGCGCCAACCGGCTCAAGTACCCGAAGATCCGCAAGCCGCTGCTCAAGCTCTGGCGTGAAGCGCGCCTGACGCTGGCACCGGTGGAGGCCTGGGCGAGCATTGTCGAGGACAAGGTCAAAGCCGACGCCTATAAGAGCAAGCGTGGTATGGGCGGTTTCATTCGCTCCAACTGGGAGGAGGTGAATGAGATCATCGCCGCCTCCAACGTCTACACCATCAAGCAATACGGCCCGGACCGCATCGTCGGCTTCTCGCCGATCCCGGCCATGTCCATGGTCAGCTACGCGGCGGGTTCGCGTTACCTGTCACTGATCGGCGGCGTGTGCCTGAGTTTCTACGACTGGTACTGCGACCTGCCGCCGGCCTCGCCGATGGTGTGGGGCGAGCAGACCGACGTGCCGGAATCGGCCGACTGGTACAACTCCAACTACATCATTGCCTGGGGCTCCAACGTCCCGCAGACCCGTACCCCGGATGCGCACTTCTTCACCGAGGTGCGCTACAAGGGCACCAAGACCGTGGCCATCACCCCCGACTACTCGGAAGTGGCCAAGCTCACCGACCTGTGGCTCAACCCCAAGCAGGGCACCGACGCCGCGTTGGCCCAGGCGTTCAACCACGTGATCTTCAAGGAATTTCACCTGGATAAACCGAGCGCGTATTTCACCGACTACGCCAAGCGCTTTACCGACTTGCCGGTGCTGGTGATGCTCAAGCCCATGAGCGGTTTTGCGCCCGGCGCCGGTTTCCAGCCGGACCGCTTCCTGCGGGCCTCGGACCTTACCGGCAACCTCGGCCAGGACAACAACCCGGAATGGAAAACCATCGCTCTCGACGAAAGTGGCGAGCTGGTTTCCCCGCAAGGCTCCATCGGCTACCGCTGGGGCGAGAAGGGCAAGTGGAACATTCTGGCCAAAGAAGGCGGTGAAGGCCGCGCCATCGACCTCAAGCTCAGCCTGATCGGTGACGACGTCGCCGAAGTGGCCTTCCCGTATTTTGCCGGCGAAGCCCACGAGCACTTCCAGCACGTGGCCGGCGATGCCGTGCAGTTCCGCCGCGTGCCGGTGCACAGCGTGACCCTGGCCGACGGCAGCGTGGCCAAGGTCGCCACGGTGTTCGACTTGTCCGCCGCCAACCTGGCCATCGACCGTGGCCTGGGCGGGCTCAATGTGGCCAAGGACTACGACGACGCCAGCGTGCCCGGTACCCCGGCGTGGCAGGAAGCGATCACCGGCGTCAGCCGCGAGAAAGCCATCCAGATCGCCCGCGAGTTCGCCGACAACGCCGACAAGACCCGTGGGCGCTCGATGATCATCGTCGGCGCGGCGATGAACCACTGGTATCACATGGACATGAACTACCGCGGGCTGATCAACATGCTCATGCTTTGCGGTTGCGTCGGCCAGACCGGCGGCGGCTGGGCCCACTATGTCGGCCAGGAAAAACTGCGTCCGCAATGCGGCTGGCTGCCCCTGGCGTTCGGCCTGGACTGGAACCGTCCGCCACGCCAGATGAATGGCACCAGCTTCTTCTACGGCCACAGCTCGCAGTGGCGCCACGAGAAGATGAACATGCACGACGTGCTCTCACCCCTGGCCGACAAGTCCCAGTTCCCCACCCACGCCCTGGATTACAACATCCGCGCCGAACGCGCCGGCTGGTTGCCCAGCGCGCCGCAACTCAACACCAACCCGCTGCGTATCTGCCGTGATGCCGCAGCGGCGGGCATGGACCCCAAAGACTACGTGGTCAAGTCCTGGCAGGACGGCACCTTGCGCTTCGCCTGCGAGCAACCGGACAGCCCGGTGAACTTCCCGCGCAACATGTTCATCTGGCGGTCCAACCTGCTCGGCTCGTCGGGCAAGGGCCATGAGTACATGCTCAAGTACCTGTTGGGCACCAAGAACGGCGTGATGAACGAAGACATCGGCTTTGGCGGCGAAAGCAAGCCCACCGAAGCCGAGTGGGTCGACGACGGCGCCATCGGCAAGCTCGACCTGGTGACCACTCTGGACTTCCGCATGTCGTCCACCTGCGTGTATTCCGACATCGTCTTGCCGACCGCCACCTGGTACGAAAAAGACGACATGAACACCTCGGACATGCACCCGTTCATCCACCCGTTGTCGGCGGCCATCGACCCTGCGTGGGAATCGCGTTCCGACTGGGAAATCTACAAGGGCATCGCCAAGGCGTTCTCGGCCATGTCGGTCGGCCACCTGGGCGTCGAGCAAGACCTGGTCACGGTCCCGCTGATGCACGACAGCGTCGGCGAGCTGGCCCAGCCGTTCGGCGGCACCGATTGGAAAAGCGCAGGCGTGGCACCGGTACCGGGCAAGAACGCACCGAACATGGCGGTGGTGGAGCGCGACTACCCGAACATCTACAAGAAATTCACCTCGCTGGGCCCGATGCTGGAAAAACTCGGCAACGGCGGCAAGGGCATCAACTGGAACACCGATGAAGAAGTCCAGTTCCTGGGTGAGCTGAACCATCACGAAGGCGACGCCGGCATCAGCCACGGCCGGCCGAAGATCGATACGGCGATCGATGCGGCCGAAGTCATTCTTTCCCTGGCCCCGGAAACCAACGGCAAGGTCGCGCTGAAAGCCTGGGCGGCGCTGTCGCAATTCACCGGCATCGACCACAGCCACCTGGCGATCTCCAAGGCGCATGAAGCCATTCGCTTTCGCGACATCCAGGCGCAGCCGCGCAAGATCATCTCCAGCCCCACCTGGTCGGGCCTTGAGGATGAACACGTGAGCTACAACGCCGGCTACACCAACGTCCATGAAAACATCCCATGGCGCACCATCACCGGCCGTCAGCAGTTCTACCAGGACCACCCGTGGATGCAGGCGTTCGGCGAGCAATTGATGAGTTACCGCCCACCGGTCAACACCCGCACCATCGAAGGCGTGAAGGGCAAGCGTAGCAACGGCGAGACCGAGATCGTGCTGAACTGGATCACCCCGCACCAGAAATGGGGCATCCACAGCACCTACAGCGACAACCTGCTGATGCTCACCCTGAGCCGTGGCGGCCCGATTGTGTGGCTTTCGGAAATCGACGCCAAGCGTGCGGGCATCGAAGACAACGACTGGATCGAATGCTTCAACGTCAACGGCGCGCTGACCGCCCGTGCGGTGGTCAGCCAGCGCGTCAAGGAAGGCATGGTGATGATGTACCACGCCCAGGAACGCATCGTGAACGTGCCCGGTTCGGAAACCACCAAGACCCGGGGCGGCCACCACAACTCGGTGACCCGCGTGGTGCTCAAGCCCACCCACATGATCGGCGGCTATGCCCAGCAGGCCTACGGCTTCAACTACTACGGCACGGTCGGGTGCAACCGCGATGAATTCGTTGTGGTGCGCAAGATGGCCAAGGTCGACTGGCTCGATGGCTCCAGCGGCGATGACCTGCCACGCCCATTGCCGACCGATATCGAGGAGAACTGA
- a CDS encoding NarK family nitrate/nitrite MFS transporter, with the protein MSIAQKPATGPVIHEWRPEDPAFWGASGKKTATRNLWISIPALLLAFAVWMVWSTVIVRLNAIGFSFTTDQLFWLAALPGLSGATLRVFYSFMVPIFGGRRWTALSTASLLLPALWMGFAVQDPGTPYSVFVLIALLCGFGGGNFASSMSNISFFYPKAQQGTALGLNAGLGNLGVSVMQFCVPLVITFGVFGLVGGQPQTLADGSQLWLQNAGFIWVPFILAVTVAAWFGMNDLSSARASFSDQAVIFKRKHNWLMCWLYLATFGSFIGFSAAFPLLIKTSFPEVVALKFAFLGPLVGALVRPLGGWLADKLGGARVTLWNFVLMIVMVFGVLHFLPQNGQGGSFYGFLGMFMLLFITTGVGNGSTFRMIPVIFRTQHEKASAGKPAAEREQALRNAGKESAAVLGFSSAMGAFGAFFIPKSFGTSMAATGSPAMAFYLFVGFYLSCIVVTWWWYARKGCATPC; encoded by the coding sequence ATGTCCATCGCGCAAAAGCCCGCTACGGGCCCGGTGATCCATGAGTGGCGCCCCGAAGACCCGGCGTTCTGGGGCGCCAGCGGCAAGAAGACCGCCACCCGTAACCTGTGGATCTCGATCCCCGCGCTGTTGCTGGCCTTTGCCGTGTGGATGGTGTGGAGCACGGTGATCGTGCGCCTCAACGCCATCGGCTTCAGCTTTACCACCGACCAACTGTTCTGGCTGGCCGCGCTGCCGGGTTTGTCCGGCGCCACCTTGCGCGTGTTCTATTCGTTCATGGTGCCGATCTTCGGCGGGCGCCGCTGGACCGCCCTGAGCACCGCCTCCTTGCTGCTGCCGGCGCTGTGGATGGGCTTTGCGGTGCAGGATCCGGGCACGCCCTACAGCGTGTTCGTGCTGATCGCCTTGCTCTGCGGTTTTGGCGGCGGCAACTTCGCCTCGAGCATGTCCAACATCAGCTTTTTCTACCCCAAGGCCCAGCAGGGCACCGCCCTGGGCTTGAATGCCGGCCTGGGTAACCTGGGCGTGTCGGTGATGCAGTTCTGCGTGCCGCTGGTGATCACCTTCGGGGTGTTCGGCCTGGTGGGCGGCCAGCCGCAAACCCTGGCGGACGGCAGCCAACTGTGGCTGCAGAACGCCGGGTTCATCTGGGTGCCGTTCATCCTCGCCGTCACCGTGGCGGCCTGGTTCGGCATGAATGACTTGTCCAGCGCTCGCGCCTCGTTCAGCGACCAGGCGGTGATTTTCAAGCGCAAGCACAACTGGCTGATGTGCTGGCTGTACCTGGCCACCTTTGGTTCGTTCATTGGCTTTTCGGCGGCATTCCCGCTGCTGATCAAGACCTCATTCCCGGAAGTGGTGGCGCTGAAATTCGCCTTCCTCGGCCCGCTGGTCGGTGCACTGGTTCGCCCTCTGGGCGGCTGGCTGGCGGACAAGCTGGGCGGTGCGCGGGTGACCCTGTGGAACTTCGTGCTGATGATCGTGATGGTGTTCGGCGTGCTGCACTTTTTGCCGCAGAACGGGCAGGGCGGCAGCTTCTACGGCTTCCTCGGGATGTTCATGCTGCTGTTCATCACCACGGGCGTGGGCAACGGTTCCACCTTCCGCATGATCCCGGTGATCTTCCGTACCCAGCACGAGAAAGCCAGCGCCGGCAAACCGGCTGCCGAGCGCGAGCAGGCGCTGCGCAACGCCGGCAAGGAATCCGCCGCCGTGCTGGGTTTCAGCTCGGCCATGGGCGCGTTCGGCGCGTTCTTCATTCCCAAGTCCTTCGGCACGTCCATGGCCGCCACCGGCAGCCCGGCCATGGCGTTCTACCTGTTTGTCGGTTTCTACCTGAGCTGCATCGTCGTGACCTGGTGGTGGTACGCCCGCAAAGGCTGCGCCACACCCTGCTAG
- the narL gene encoding two-component system response regulator NarL, with protein MTAPPRHRILLVDDHPMMRHGMRQILELEDDLHVVGEAGNGQEALDRIDSLQPDLVLLDNNMPHMNGLETLRRLRAMNYAGKVLLFTVSDAEDDIRDALRLDANGYLLKDMEPELVVEFIRDALHGALVISPGLTRVLAQALRSPQPHAAVELTERERQVLKTIAGGFSNKVIGHKLGITEGTVKVHVKNLLHKLGLRSRVEAAVWAMEHLRQAG; from the coding sequence ATGACCGCCCCTCCCCGCCACCGCATCCTGCTGGTCGACGATCATCCGATGATGCGCCACGGCATGCGCCAGATCCTCGAACTGGAAGACGACCTGCACGTGGTCGGTGAAGCCGGCAACGGCCAGGAAGCCCTCGACCGGATCGACAGCCTGCAACCGGACCTGGTGTTGCTGGACAACAACATGCCGCACATGAACGGCCTGGAAACCCTGCGCCGCCTGCGGGCCATGAACTATGCCGGCAAGGTGTTGCTGTTTACCGTGTCCGATGCCGAAGACGACATTCGTGATGCGCTGCGCCTGGACGCCAACGGGTATTTGCTCAAGGACATGGAACCGGAACTGGTGGTGGAATTCATCCGCGATGCGTTGCACGGAGCCTTGGTGATCAGTCCCGGGCTGACGCGGGTGCTGGCCCAGGCACTGCGTTCACCGCAGCCGCATGCGGCGGTCGAGTTGACTGAGCGTGAACGGCAGGTGCTGAAGACCATTGCCGGGGGGTTCAGCAACAAGGTGATCGGGCATAAGTTGGGGATTACCGAGGGCACGGTGAAGGTGCACGTGAAAAATTTGCTGCACAAGCTGGGGTTGCGCTCGCGGGTGGAGGCGGCGGTCTGGGCGATGGAGCATTTAAGGCAGGCGGGGTGA
- the ubiT gene encoding ubiquinone anaerobic biosynthesis accessory factor UbiT: MLSRKQWLLKGADRLLPLIRRVPFRVQRLALQQAMNRCLAEPLRDGGFDLLQGRWMCLRIPDLGLCWYLTLGRDGLCIAENAEAQVSISGNWREFLLLASRQEDPDTLFFRRRLVIEGDTELGLGLKNLIDSLDSDVLPAWLWRGLERAGQGLGA; the protein is encoded by the coding sequence GTGCTGAGTCGCAAACAATGGCTGCTCAAGGGCGCCGACCGGCTGTTGCCGCTGATTCGCCGCGTGCCCTTTCGCGTACAGCGCCTGGCCTTGCAGCAAGCCATGAATCGTTGCCTGGCAGAGCCTTTGCGCGACGGTGGGTTTGACCTGTTGCAAGGGCGCTGGATGTGCCTGCGCATTCCTGACCTGGGGTTGTGCTGGTACCTGACCTTGGGCCGGGATGGATTGTGCATTGCTGAAAACGCCGAGGCTCAGGTGAGTATCAGCGGCAACTGGCGGGAGTTTTTGTTGCTGGCCAGCCGGCAGGAGGACCCGGATACGTTGTTCTTTCGGCGCAGGCTGGTGATCGAGGGGGACACGGAGTTGGGGTTGGGGTTGAAGAACCTGATCGACAGTCTGGATTCGGATGTGTTGCCGGCGTGGTTGTGGCGAGGGTTGGAGAGGGCGGGGCAGGGACTTGGGGCTTGA
- a CDS encoding U32 family peptidase, producing MKLSLGPVLFYWDKEHLGRFYADMAGLPLDVIYLGETVCAKRRAFSLDHWLGLGRELQACSAAQVVLSSLTLIEAASELSSLRRLCDNGELLVEANDMGAVQMLIERKLPFVGGPALNLYNGHALVQLLDAGMQRWVPPVECSQGLIADVLEQVRELGRPLPEVEIFAYGHLPLAYSARCFTARAENRPKDDCQFCCINYPDGMALSSQEGQALFTLNGIQTMSAEVTNLLADYPGLLACGADLLRLSPRAEGMVEVVKAFDQVRQGATPPLYVDGCNGYWHGRAGMLRVEEVGLC from the coding sequence ATGAAACTCAGCCTGGGACCGGTGCTGTTTTATTGGGACAAGGAACACCTGGGACGCTTCTATGCGGACATGGCCGGCTTGCCCCTGGACGTGATTTACCTGGGCGAAACCGTGTGCGCCAAACGTCGCGCGTTCTCCCTCGACCATTGGTTGGGCCTGGGCCGGGAGCTGCAAGCGTGCAGCGCGGCGCAGGTGGTGCTGTCGAGCCTGACCCTGATCGAAGCCGCCTCGGAACTGTCAAGCCTGCGCCGCCTGTGCGACAACGGCGAGCTGTTGGTGGAAGCCAACGACATGGGCGCGGTGCAGATGCTGATCGAGCGCAAATTGCCCTTTGTCGGCGGCCCGGCGCTCAACCTGTATAACGGCCACGCCCTGGTGCAACTGCTCGACGCGGGCATGCAGCGCTGGGTGCCCCCTGTGGAATGCTCCCAGGGCCTGATCGCCGATGTGCTGGAGCAGGTGCGCGAACTCGGCCGACCGTTGCCCGAAGTGGAAATCTTCGCCTACGGCCATTTGCCGCTGGCCTATTCGGCGCGTTGCTTCACCGCCCGCGCGGAAAACCGGCCCAAGGATGACTGCCAGTTCTGCTGCATCAACTACCCGGATGGCATGGCGTTGAGCAGCCAGGAAGGGCAGGCGTTGTTTACCTTGAACGGCATTCAGACGATGTCGGCCGAGGTCACCAATCTTCTCGCTGACTACCCCGGTCTGCTCGCCTGCGGCGCCGATCTGTTGCGCCTGAGCCCACGGGCCGAGGGCATGGTTGAGGTGGTCAAGGCCTTCGACCAGGTGCGCCAGGGCGCCACGCCGCCGTTGTATGTCGACGGCTGCAATGGCTACTGGCATGGCCGGGCGGGCATGCTGCGGGTTGAGGAGGTGGGCCTGTGCTGA